A genome region from Chryseobacterium sp. G0186 includes the following:
- a CDS encoding aminotransferase class I/II-fold pyridoxal phosphate-dependent enzyme, with product MDIFERIKENPGPLGQFADYGEGYFIFPRLEGPIGPRMQFQGREVIFWSANDYLGLCNHPEVIEADAKAAAEYGMFYPMGARAMSGETDQHLQLERELADFVKKESAYLLNFGYQGMVSTIDALVSRNDVIVYDMDSHACIVDGVRLHSGKRFTYKHNDMESLEKNLQRATKVAEETGGGILVITEGVFGMRGQQGKIKEICELKSKYQFRLLVDDAHGFGTLGKTGAGVGEEQDCNDQIDVYFSTFAKSMAGFGAFLAGDKEIIRYLKFNLRSQIFAKSLTMPMVIGGLKRLELLRSRPEIKAKLWENVDKLQSGLKERGFNIGDTNTCVTPVMMQGTPVEATLLVKDLRENYGIFTSVVVYPVIPKGMILLRLIPTASHTDAEINETLAAFEGIHDKLVSGYYKEQEQKLLQEQGLSFKPI from the coding sequence TTGGATATTTTTGAAAGAATAAAAGAAAATCCAGGACCTCTTGGACAATTTGCAGATTATGGAGAAGGCTATTTTATTTTCCCAAGATTAGAGGGACCTATCGGCCCTAGAATGCAATTTCAGGGTAGAGAAGTAATTTTCTGGAGTGCCAATGACTATTTAGGATTATGTAATCATCCTGAAGTAATAGAAGCAGATGCAAAAGCGGCTGCAGAATACGGAATGTTCTATCCAATGGGAGCAAGAGCGATGTCTGGAGAAACAGATCAGCACCTTCAGTTGGAAAGAGAATTGGCAGACTTCGTAAAAAAAGAATCAGCATACTTATTGAATTTCGGTTACCAGGGAATGGTTTCTACCATTGATGCTTTGGTAAGCAGAAACGATGTTATTGTTTATGATATGGATTCTCATGCCTGCATCGTGGATGGGGTAAGACTTCATTCTGGTAAGAGATTTACTTACAAGCACAATGATATGGAAAGCCTTGAAAAGAATCTTCAAAGAGCAACCAAAGTTGCGGAAGAAACTGGAGGCGGGATCTTGGTGATTACTGAGGGGGTTTTCGGAATGAGAGGCCAACAAGGGAAAATCAAGGAAATTTGTGAACTTAAATCAAAATATCAGTTCAGATTATTGGTAGATGATGCCCACGGATTCGGAACACTTGGTAAGACAGGTGCCGGAGTAGGTGAAGAGCAGGATTGTAATGATCAGATTGATGTATATTTCTCTACTTTTGCAAAATCGATGGCTGGTTTCGGAGCATTCCTTGCGGGTGACAAAGAAATCATCAGATACCTTAAATTTAACCTAAGATCACAAATCTTTGCAAAATCTCTTACCATGCCAATGGTAATCGGAGGTTTAAAAAGACTTGAGCTATTGAGATCAAGACCTGAAATCAAGGCTAAACTTTGGGAGAATGTTGACAAATTACAGAGCGGATTAAAGGAAAGAGGGTTCAACATCGGAGATACCAATACTTGTGTAACACCGGTAATGATGCAGGGAACTCCTGTAGAAGCTACTCTACTGGTAAAAGACCTAAGAGAAAATTACGGAATCTTTACTTCGGTGGTAGTATATCCTGTTATTCCTAAAGGAATGATTCTTTTAAGATTAATTCCTACTGCTTCCCATACGGATGCTGAGATTAATGAAACTCTGGCCGCATTTGAAGGGATTCACGATAAATTAGTAAGTGGTTACTATAAAGAGCAGGAACAAAAATTACTGCAGGAACAGGGATTAAGTTTTAAACCGATCTAA
- a CDS encoding PLP-dependent cysteine synthase family protein, producing MSNVYDNILGLIGHTPMVKLNTVTKDIPATVYAKLESYNPGHSTKDRIALHIIENAEERGLLKEDSVVVETTSGNTGFSIAMVCIIKGYKCILAVSDKTKPEKIAYLKALGATVYICPANVPADDPRSYYEVAKRIALETPNSIYINQYFNELNIDAHYQTTGPEIWEQTEGKITHLFACTGTGGTLSGSAKFLKEKNPDIKIIGVDADGSILKSYHETGEIHKEDVHPYQIEGMGKNLIPSALLFDKVDEFVRVNDEMAAYRTREIALKEAIMGGYTTGAVTQGLMQYAQSHELTENDMVVLIYPDHGSRYITKVYSDKWMAEQGFVNNCVHNYDEVFKTEFIK from the coding sequence ATGAGTAATGTTTACGATAATATTCTTGGCCTAATAGGACACACTCCGATGGTGAAGCTAAATACTGTTACAAAAGATATTCCAGCAACCGTTTATGCCAAGTTAGAATCATATAATCCTGGACATTCCACCAAAGACCGAATCGCACTTCATATTATAGAGAACGCAGAGGAAAGAGGCTTATTGAAAGAAGATTCCGTAGTTGTAGAAACTACATCAGGAAACACTGGGTTTTCTATTGCAATGGTATGTATCATCAAGGGATATAAATGTATTCTCGCAGTAAGCGACAAGACAAAACCTGAGAAAATTGCTTATCTAAAAGCATTAGGAGCTACTGTATATATATGTCCTGCCAATGTACCTGCGGATGATCCAAGATCTTATTATGAAGTAGCGAAAAGAATCGCTTTGGAAACTCCCAATTCTATTTATATCAATCAGTACTTTAATGAACTGAATATTGATGCCCATTATCAGACTACAGGTCCTGAAATCTGGGAACAGACAGAAGGTAAGATCACTCACCTTTTTGCCTGTACCGGAACAGGAGGAACGTTGTCTGGTTCAGCAAAGTTTTTGAAGGAGAAAAACCCGGATATTAAAATCATCGGGGTGGATGCAGATGGATCTATATTAAAAAGCTATCACGAGACAGGTGAAATTCACAAGGAAGATGTACACCCTTATCAGATTGAGGGGATGGGAAAAAATTTGATCCCTTCCGCTCTTCTTTTCGATAAGGTGGATGAGTTTGTAAGGGTAAATGATGAAATGGCTGCCTACAGAACCCGTGAGATTGCTTTAAAGGAAGCTATTATGGGAGGTTATACGACAGGAGCTGTAACCCAAGGACTGATGCAGTATGCCCAGTCTCATGAATTAACTGAAAATGATATGGTTGTTTTAATATACCCTGATCATGGTTCCAGATACATCACGAAAGTATACAGTGATAAATGGATGGCTGAGCAAGGGTTTGTCAACAACTGTGTTCATAACTACGACGAAGTCTTCAAGACAGAGTTTATTAAATAG
- a CDS encoding tetratricopeptide repeat protein, translating to MKNTWKKQKYKSIENTVNTLHQGAIEAFRQKNYAVAAKNWIQGHALPDDWEELKEIYLWANSINESAPDADLCAILGLIALDHHEVFTNDREKALLQCIEWSRQGINISPNHPWCHRHAGSAFYWLHQWEEAVPYYEKVISLIPSPTLQVRLFTMKNHHNLSPDFLLLDLSCGTSEAMEVYNAGVELNRLFGQYPHMSELEKERLTQLKRNCYMASYDLYHKMIVEKNGNPFNEDPHTFAMCCNNLAIELTNQGLYDQAIAVTTEGMKHSYFMYILQNRFNAHLEAGNLKEALVDGEKLLEDFMEGMDMETYFNTVDHLCNNCMELKDYEQALEWLTAGLDTYYSLDATDPLLSNPEIVRCFTNFYINKAKVEEASGIQSDIHTASEEADNILEEMPDNPSILISRSNIFLEEDNYAKALECLQYAVHFASEQNKIRSVQVALYNMGYIQVAKLQDEMTALESFEQSIALGNEDFWCYYWAVHCGYHLQENEKTVDYALMALNVIPKQENITRDIIAEVYEHLGTSQLDLGQYADAAENLKKALEYNPTKIAEDNLRTAEAETRRNGSSGFFKKLLGS from the coding sequence ATGAAGAATACCTGGAAGAAACAAAAATATAAATCTATAGAAAATACTGTGAATACATTACATCAAGGAGCAATAGAAGCATTCCGCCAAAAAAACTATGCTGTGGCTGCCAAAAACTGGATACAGGGACACGCTCTGCCTGACGATTGGGAAGAATTGAAAGAAATCTATCTATGGGCAAATTCAATCAACGAATCTGCTCCTGATGCGGATCTATGTGCCATATTGGGACTGATTGCATTAGATCATCACGAAGTTTTCACCAATGACCGTGAAAAAGCACTTCTTCAATGTATAGAATGGAGCAGACAGGGAATCAATATAAGCCCCAATCACCCATGGTGCCATCGTCATGCAGGATCTGCATTCTATTGGTTACATCAATGGGAAGAAGCCGTTCCTTATTATGAAAAAGTAATATCCCTGATCCCATCACCTACCTTGCAGGTTCGCTTATTTACAATGAAAAATCACCACAACCTTAGCCCTGATTTTCTGTTGTTGGACCTTAGCTGCGGTACTTCTGAAGCAATGGAAGTTTATAACGCGGGTGTAGAGCTTAACAGGTTATTCGGCCAATATCCTCATATGTCAGAGTTGGAAAAGGAAAGGCTTACCCAACTTAAAAGGAATTGTTATATGGCGTCCTATGATCTTTACCATAAAATGATAGTTGAGAAAAACGGAAATCCGTTCAATGAAGACCCCCACACCTTTGCCATGTGTTGTAATAATCTGGCAATAGAATTGACGAACCAGGGTTTATATGATCAGGCAATTGCTGTTACAACAGAAGGCATGAAGCATAGCTATTTCATGTATATCCTGCAAAACAGATTTAACGCTCATTTGGAAGCTGGGAATTTAAAAGAAGCCCTTGTAGACGGAGAGAAGCTTTTAGAGGACTTTATGGAGGGGATGGACATGGAAACCTATTTCAATACTGTGGATCATCTTTGCAATAACTGCATGGAGCTAAAAGACTATGAGCAGGCATTGGAATGGCTCACGGCAGGATTAGACACTTATTATTCCCTGGATGCAACCGATCCTTTACTGAGTAACCCGGAAATTGTACGTTGCTTTACCAATTTTTACATCAATAAGGCAAAGGTTGAAGAAGCATCAGGAATACAGTCGGATATACATACTGCCTCAGAAGAAGCAGACAATATATTGGAAGAAATGCCGGATAACCCAAGCATACTAATCAGCCGATCCAATATTTTTTTAGAGGAAGACAACTATGCCAAGGCACTTGAATGCTTGCAGTATGCAGTACACTTTGCCTCTGAGCAGAATAAAATACGTTCTGTACAGGTCGCTTTATATAATATGGGATATATTCAGGTCGCAAAGCTTCAGGATGAGATGACAGCACTGGAAAGCTTTGAGCAGAGTATTGCCTTGGGAAATGAAGATTTTTGGTGTTATTATTGGGCAGTACATTGTGGTTATCATTTACAGGAAAATGAAAAAACGGTAGATTACGCTTTAATGGCTCTTAATGTCATTCCTAAACAGGAGAATATTACCAGAGATATTATTGCTGAGGTATATGAGCATTTAGGGACTTCTCAGTTAGATCTGGGACAATATGCAGATGCAGCAGAAAACTTAAAAAAAGCATTGGAATATAATCCTACAAAAATTGCAGAAGATAATCTTAGAACTGCAGAAGCAGAAACTAGGCGTAATGGTTCCAGTGGTTTCTTCAAAAAACTGTTGGGATCTTAA
- a CDS encoding DMT family transporter, producing the protein MKLKGYMLGVLSAVSYGLIPIFILPIKQAHFSMDITLFYRFFFSALMVGGYLIYSRQNFRINKKEALILAILGICYALSSEFLFLGYDFLTPGIASTVLFIYPVIVALIMFFFYKERLTQLSVVSLLLALAGVIVLCLKGNGFEINFAGLGIVMLSSLFYALYMVIVNKSNLKVSGFKLTFYSMLFTSLFFMTKAILGNESFAIPSTAIFFNFLIFAFLTTVISSLCLVYAIKYIGSTPVAILGALEPVVAVMVSVLIFHEQLTTNLLIGITLILLGVILNVISDRKKVTHV; encoded by the coding sequence ATGAAACTTAAAGGGTACATGTTGGGCGTTTTATCAGCCGTTTCTTATGGATTAATTCCGATTTTTATTCTGCCGATCAAGCAGGCTCATTTTTCAATGGACATTACCCTGTTTTACAGGTTTTTCTTTTCTGCCCTCATGGTAGGCGGATATCTGATTTATTCCAGGCAAAATTTTAGAATCAATAAAAAAGAGGCTTTAATATTGGCTATTCTTGGAATTTGCTATGCCCTTTCTTCCGAGTTTCTGTTTTTAGGGTATGATTTTCTTACACCGGGAATTGCCTCAACGGTTTTATTTATCTATCCGGTCATTGTAGCCTTAATTATGTTTTTCTTTTATAAAGAAAGGCTTACCCAACTATCTGTAGTTTCATTACTTCTTGCTCTTGCAGGAGTAATTGTTTTATGCTTAAAAGGAAATGGTTTTGAGATTAATTTTGCCGGCTTGGGAATCGTGATGCTCAGCTCACTTTTTTATGCATTATATATGGTGATTGTCAACAAGTCAAATCTTAAGGTCTCGGGATTTAAGCTTACTTTTTATTCCATGCTTTTTACGTCTCTATTTTTTATGACAAAAGCAATTCTCGGAAATGAATCGTTTGCCATTCCTTCTACCGCTATTTTTTTTAACTTTCTTATTTTTGCTTTTCTTACCACGGTTATTTCCAGCCTATGCCTGGTCTATGCCATTAAATATATCGGTTCTACACCTGTTGCCATTTTAGGAGCTTTAGAACCTGTAGTGGCTGTAATGGTAAGTGTACTTATCTTTCATGAACAGCTTACCACCAACTTACTGATCGGTATTACACTGATTTTGCTGGGAGTGATTTTAAATGTCATTTCAGACCGGAAAAAAGTTACCCACGTTTAA